The genomic window GAACCTCCATAACGCAGCGAAACAATACGGGAAGAAAACCGGGGAAACAGCGGACCTCATTTTAAAATTAATGCAGAACATGAAATGCAGCGAGGATGAAATAAGATTGGCGATCTATGTTTCATCGCTATATGATCTGGGACTGACGCAATTGGATGAAACTATCCTCAGGAAACCTGGAGGGCTTTCTCATTTTGAACAGCGGCTCATAAAGACCCATCCATTCCCTGTAGTCGGATTGCTTGAGCCTATTGAGACAGACAAAACAGTCAAAGAGGGCATCCTTCATCACCACGAAAGATATGACGGCTCCGGCTATCCTGACGGATTGAAGGGCGACGTCATCCCTTTCATGGCAAGGGTGCTTGCCGTGGTGGACTCATACACTGCGATGACATCAGACAGGCCTTACAGAAAAGCCTTCAATAAAAAAGACGCCCTGGAGCAAATCAAGTCAGGGGCCGGCACACAGTTTGACCCTCAGGTCGTATATTCATTCACCCGGATAGTACACACAACATAAATTACCCTCAGTAATGGTCCATTTTCATACCTGTAATCCCAAAAGCAGTCAATATTTTGTATACTATGATAAATTTAAAACGCTCTTATATTCAGGCAGGTAATTTTTATTTTCAAAATGAATCTTGATCTCTATTTAAAAGAAAAGAAACGGCTCGTAGATAATTTTCTCAAAAAATATATTGCTTCCAAAAAAAAGCAGAAGGATTGTCCGGAACAACTCAGCGAGGCAATGGACTACTCTTTGCTGGCGGGCGGAAAAAGGATAAGGCCCGTCTTGGCAATATCAAGTTATGCGGCAGTTGGAGGGAGATCAAATAATATTCTGCCGGTAGCATCTTCCATCGAATTAATCCATACATATTCATTAATACATGACGACCTGCCTGCCATGGACAATGATGATTTCAGAAGAAATAAACCTACGGCGCACAAAACCTTCGGCGAAGCTACCGCCATACTTGCAGGCGATGCGCTGCTTACAGACGCCTTTAACATTATTTCCAATACTGACGCGGACCCGGAGAAACTTATAAGAGTAATCCGGGAACTCTCATACGCCAGCGGCCCGGAAGGCATGGTGGGAGGGCAGACCGTAGACATCCTTCTTGAAGGCAAAAAGGTGAAAAAGGACGACATCGTATATATTCATACACATAAGACAGGGGCGCTCATCAGGGGTTCTGTCCGCATCGGCGCTATAATGGCCGGGTCCTCTCCGGAAAAACTCGCGGCCCTGACGGAATACGGGGAAAAGACAGGGCTTGCATTTCAGGTTGTGGATGATATCCTTGATATTACAGGCACGAAAGAAGAGCTGGGCAAGACAGCCGGTGCTGATAAGGCAAAAGGCAAGAATACATATCCATCAGCCTTCGGAATAAAAAAATCACGGGCGATCGCAGAACGGCTTGTAAATGACTCCGTTAAGGCGTTAAAATGCTTTGACAGCAAGGCAGACCCATTGAGGGAGATCGCAGGATATATTTTATCAAGAAGGAATTAATGCATGTTAATAGAAAAAATAAAATCTCCGGAAGACGTCAAAAAACTCTCAGCAGCCGAATTAACTGAGCTTGCGGACGAGCTGCGAGAAATAATCATCGGGACGGTGGCGACCAACGGCGGACATCTCGCGTCAAACCTCGGCGCAATTGATCTCACCATAGCCCTTCATTATGTTTTTAATTCTCCGTCAGACAAGATAATCTGGGATGTCGGGCACCAGTCTTACGCGCACAAACTGCTGACCGGCAGATATAACTCTTTCTCAAGCATCAGGCAATACGGCGGCATTTCCGGATTTCCCAGGAGAACGGAAAGCCCGCATGACGCCTTTGGCACGGGCCACAGCTCAACTTCAATATCCGCAGCGCTCGGCATAGCCGTGGCAAGAGACCAGAAAAAGGAAAAGTTCAAGGTTGCGGCAGTTATCGGCGACGGCGCAATGACCGCGGGCCTCGCTTTTGAAGGGCTGAACCACGCGGGACATTTAAAGAAAGACCTTATCGTCATTCTGAATGACAACGAGATGTCCATCTCTCCCAATGTAGGCGCACTTTCCGCTTATCTCCGCAGGATAATGATGGGGGACTTATATACGAAATTCAAGAAGGAAACCAAACAGTTTTTAGAGCGCATCCCGACGTTCGGGGAGCCTGTATTAAAAATAGCGCAAAAGGCGGAAGACACGGTCAAAGGGTTCTTTGTTCCCGGCCTTCTCTTTGAAGAATTGGGGTTTGAATACGTCGGCCCCGTTGACGGCCATAAGATAGATTCACTTATTGAGACCCTGGAAAGATTCAGAGATTTTCCGGGGCCTGTCCTGATACACGCGATCACGAAAAAAGGGAAAGGCTATGAGCCCGCGGAGAAGAATCCCGGAATTTTTCACGGAGTCGGCCCGTTTGATATAGAAACAGGCGAGCTGCGTTCTTCAGGCAAAAAATCATACAGCGATATCTTCGGTGATTGTCTCGTAAGGCTCGCAAAAGATGACAGCCGCATTGTAGCGATAACCGCCGCGATGACGGAAGGCACGGGACTTTCGGAATTTGTGAATAATTTTCCGAAGAGATTTTATGACGTGGGCATTGCCGAGCCTCATGCCGCAACCTTTGCCGCTGGACTTGCAACCCAGGGGCTAAAGCCTGTCGTGGCAATTTATTCGACCTTCCTGCAAAGGGCTTATGATGAAATTATCCATGATGTGTGCCTGCAAAACCTGCCTGTGGTTTTTGCGATTGACAGAAGCGGCATAGTTGGAGACGACGGCCCTACACACAACGGCTCGTTTGATATATCATTCCTGAGGCATATTCCCAATCTGATCGTCATGGCCCCGAAAGACGGTCATGAACTGCAATGCATGTTAAAGACCGCGTTGTCCCTCGACGGCCCCAGCGCAATAAGATATCCGAGGGGAGCGGCAATCGAAGATCAGGGGCATGATGATTTAAAGACTATTCCAATAGGCAAAGCAGAAGTTTTGACAGATGGGGACGATATCCTGATCATAGCCATAGGCAGCACAGTAACTCCAGCCGAGGCCTCCGCGCAGCTTCTTGCAGAGGCCGGTGTCCACGCGTGTGTGGTCAATGCAAGATTCGTAAAGCCTCTGGATACTGATTTAATTTTCCGCCTTGCAAAAAATATCAAACATGTCCTTACAGTCGAGGAGAACGCGGTCGCCGGCGGCTTCGGAAGCGCTGTGCTGGAAGAGCTTTCCCTGTCCGACATTGAGGGACTGAAAATTAAAC from Nitrospirota bacterium includes these protein-coding regions:
- a CDS encoding polyprenyl synthetase family protein — translated: MNLDLYLKEKKRLVDNFLKKYIASKKKQKDCPEQLSEAMDYSLLAGGKRIRPVLAISSYAAVGGRSNNILPVASSIELIHTYSLIHDDLPAMDNDDFRRNKPTAHKTFGEATAILAGDALLTDAFNIISNTDADPEKLIRVIRELSYASGPEGMVGGQTVDILLEGKKVKKDDIVYIHTHKTGALIRGSVRIGAIMAGSSPEKLAALTEYGEKTGLAFQVVDDILDITGTKEELGKTAGADKAKGKNTYPSAFGIKKSRAIAERLVNDSVKALKCFDSKADPLREIAGYILSRRN
- a CDS encoding 1-deoxy-D-xylulose-5-phosphate synthase; amino-acid sequence: MLIEKIKSPEDVKKLSAAELTELADELREIIIGTVATNGGHLASNLGAIDLTIALHYVFNSPSDKIIWDVGHQSYAHKLLTGRYNSFSSIRQYGGISGFPRRTESPHDAFGTGHSSTSISAALGIAVARDQKKEKFKVAAVIGDGAMTAGLAFEGLNHAGHLKKDLIVILNDNEMSISPNVGALSAYLRRIMMGDLYTKFKKETKQFLERIPTFGEPVLKIAQKAEDTVKGFFVPGLLFEELGFEYVGPVDGHKIDSLIETLERFRDFPGPVLIHAITKKGKGYEPAEKNPGIFHGVGPFDIETGELRSSGKKSYSDIFGDCLVRLAKDDSRIVAITAAMTEGTGLSEFVNNFPKRFYDVGIAEPHAATFAAGLATQGLKPVVAIYSTFLQRAYDEIIHDVCLQNLPVVFAIDRSGIVGDDGPTHNGSFDISFLRHIPNLIVMAPKDGHELQCMLKTALSLDGPSAIRYPRGAAIEDQGHDDLKTIPIGKAEVLTDGDDILIIAIGSTVTPAEASAQLLAEAGVHACVVNARFVKPLDTDLIFRLAKNIKHVLTVEENAVAGGFGSAVLEELSLSDIEGLKIKLLGLPDAFIEHGSQGLLRKKLGLDAEGIAREALALIGDKRKISKQG